The following are encoded together in the Gouania willdenowi chromosome 14, fGouWil2.1, whole genome shotgun sequence genome:
- the aifm1 gene encoding apoptosis-inducing factor 1, mitochondrial isoform X1: MLKCRTAWNKLAPLARSSSTVCRRNVRGTGLTNGRTPICVPATHMSSGAGGGGGGGGWDNTIYAVLVGAACVGGMTLTYKTLKEDQRRYEERIAEIASRPHRQEALTSSEPAELEVVPSSEADPTAPEVEVEAEVAPEVEVEAAVAPEVEAVVAPEVEAELIAAPATEAVSPSESTELPPVDEPVVEAPPEEAAAAPPVDPPVVEEAVLAEPTAPETPPVEISEASPALVSESEPAAEVPAAAEVPAAAEVPAAAEVPAAAEVPAAAEVPAAAEVPAAAEVPAAAEVPAAEEVPAAEEVPAAEEVPAAAEVPAAEEVPAAEEVPAAEEVPAAEEVPAAEEVPAAEEVPAAEEVPAAEEVPAAEVPAAEVPAEPQPEVAAEAESAAESKPSSATFPSHVPYLLIGGGTASFAAARSIRARDPNAKVLIVTEEPDLPYMRPPLSKELWFSDDSSVTETLRFKQWNGKERSIYFQPPSFYIKAEELGSSENGGVAVLTGRKVVHMDVRGNKIKMDDGSEISYDKCLIATGGIPRNLQVIERAGEEVMKRTTLFRKIEDFKALDKVSRNVKSITIIGGGFLGSELACALGRKSSEFGLEVVQMFPEKGNMGKVLPEYLSNWTTERVKREGVKIISEALVKSVSFIDDELEITLKDGRVVKTDHIVSAVGLEPNVDLAKSAGLEVDSDFGGYRVNAELQARSNIWVAGDAACFYDIRLGRRRVEHHDHAVVSGRLAGENMTGTSKPYWHQSMFWSDLGPDVGYEAIGIVDSSLPTVGVFAKATAKDTPKAAAEQSGTGIRSESETEDTATSPVASTSPATVVEHKDDYGKGVIFYLRDKVVVGIVLWNVFNRMPVARKIIKDGEEHADLNEVAKLFNIHED; encoded by the exons GCTTGACCAATGGCAGAACACCAATATGTGTACCTGCAACACACATGTCCAGTggggcaggaggaggaggaggaggaggaggatgggaTAATACCATCTATGCTGTTCTGGTTGGCGCAGCTTGCGTTGGTGGCATGACATTA ACATACAAAACATTGAAGGAAGACCAAAGAAGATACGAGGAGCGCATTGCAGAAATCGCATCCCGACCACACAGACAAGAAGCATTAACATCATCAGAGCCTGCTG AGCTCGAAGTTGTTCCTTCATCAGAAGCAGACCCTACAGCCCCTGAGGTGGAAGTGGAAGCAGAGGTGGCCCCTGAGGTGGAAGTGGAAGCAGCGGTGGCCCCTGAGGTGGAAGCAGTGGTTGCCCCAGAGGTGGAGGCGGAATTGATTGCTGCCCCGGCGACTGAAGCTGTATCTCCCAGTGAATCGACAGAACTCCCTCCag TAGATGAGCCTGTGGTAGAAGCACCAccagaagaagcagcagcagcaccaccaGTAGATCCACCAGTAGTTGAGGAGG CTGTACTAGCAGAACCAACAGCCCCAGAGACGCCACCAGTAGAGATTTCCGAGGCATCCCCAGCCTTGGTATCAGAGAGTG AACCAGCTGCGGAGGTACCAGCCGCTGCGGAGGTACCAGCCGCTGCGGAGGTACCAGCCGCTGCGGAGGTACCAGCCGCTGCGGAGGTACCAGCCGCTGCGGAGGTACCAGCCGCTGCGGAGGTACCAGCCGCGGCGGAGGTACCAGCCGCGGCGGAGGTACCAGCCGCGGAGGAGGTACCAGCCGCGGAGGAGGTACCAGCCGCGGAGGAGGTACCAGCCGCGGCGGAGGTACCAGCCGCGGAGGAGGTACCAGCCGCGGAGGAGGTACCAGCCGCGGAGGAGGTACCAGCCGCGGAGGAGGTACCAGCCGCGGAGGAGGTACCAGCCGCGGAGGAGGTACCAGCCGCGGAGGAGGTACCAGCCGCGGAGGAGGTACCAGCCGCGGAGGTACCAGCCGCGGAGGTACCAGCTGAGCCTCAGCCTGAAGTCGCTGCAGAGGCTGAGAGTG CAGCAGAGTCCAAACCCTCTTCCGCTACATTTCCGTCCCATGTCCCATACCTCCTTATCGGTGGGGGCACCGCCTCTTTCGCTGCTGCGCGCTCCATTCGAGCCAGAGACCCCAATGCCAAG GTCTTGATTGTGACTGAGGAACCTGACCTTCCATACATGAGACCACCTCTGTCTAAAGAGCTGTGGTTCTCTGATGATTCCAGTGTGACAGAGACTCTGCGTTTTAAACAGTGGAATGGAAAGGAAAGAAG catttactTCCAGCCTCCATCCTTCTACATTAAAGCAGAGGAGCTGGGGAGTTCAGAGAATGGGGGAGTGGCTGTTCTCACTGGCAGAAAG GTGGTACACATGGATGTGAGAGGCAACAAAATAAAGATGGATGATGGATCTGAAATTTCATATGACAAGTGTTTGATTGCGACAG GCGGTATTCCCAGAAATCTGCAGGTGATCGAAAGAGCCGGAGAGGAAGTCATGAAGAGGACCACTTTGTTCCGCAAG ATCGAAGACTTTAAAGCACTGGACAAGGTCTCCAGAAATGTGAAGTCCATCACCATCATTGGAGGTGGCTTCCTGGGCAGTGAGCTAGCTTGTGCCCTTGGCAGGAAAT CCTCTGAGTTTGGTCTGGAGGTGGTTCAGATGTTCCCTGAGAAGGGCAACATGGGAAAAGTGCTTCCAGAGTATCTGAGCAATTGGACAACAGAAAGAGTGAAAAGAG AGGGTGTTAAAATCATTTCTGAAGCCCTGGTGAAATCTGTGAGCTTCATAGACGATGAATTAGAAATCACTCTAAAGGACGGCAGAGTG GTGAAAACTGACCACATTGTGTCAGCTGTTGGACTGGAGCCCAATGTGGATCTTGCCAAGTCAGCAGGTCTGGAGGTGGATTCTGATTTCGGAGGGTATCGAGTTAATGCAGAGCTACAAGCCAGGTCCAACATATGGGTG GCCGGAGACGCTGCATGCTTCTATGACATCAGGCTTGGCCGCAGACGTGTGGAGCACCACGATCACGCTGTCGTGAGTGGTCGACTCGCCGGTGAGAACATGACGGGGACCAGTAAACCCTACTGGCATCAGTCCATGTTCTG GAGTGACCTGGGTCCTGATGTGGGCTACGAGGCCATAGGGATTGTTGACAGCAGCCTTCCAACAGTGGGAGTGTTTGCCAAAGCCACTGCCAAGGATACACCAAAAGCTGCCGCAGAGCAGTCTG GGACTGGGATCCGCTCTGAAAGTGAAACAGAAGACACAGCCACGAGTCCAGTCGCCTCCACGAGCCCAGCTACGGTGGTCGAGCACAAAGACGACTACGGCAAAGGAGTGATTTTCTACTTGAGAGACAAAGTGGTGGTGGGCATTGTTCTCTGGAACGTGTTCAACAGGATGCCCGTTGCAAGGAAG attATCAAAGATGGAGAGGAACATGCAGATCTGAACGAAGTGGCCAAGCTGTTCAACATCCATGAGGATTAA
- the aifm1 gene encoding apoptosis-inducing factor 1, mitochondrial isoform X11 has product MLKCRTAWNKLAPLARSSSTVCRRNVRGTGLTNGRTPICVPATHMSSGAGGGGGGGGWDNTIYAVLVGAACVGGMTLTYKTLKEDQRRYEERIAEIASRPHRQEALTSSEPAELEVVPSSEADPTAPEVEVEAEVAPEVEVEAAVAPEVEAVVAPEVEAELIAAPATEAVSPSESTELPPAAESKPSSATFPSHVPYLLIGGGTASFAAARSIRARDPNAKVLIVTEEPDLPYMRPPLSKELWFSDDSSVTETLRFKQWNGKERSIYFQPPSFYIKAEELGSSENGGVAVLTGRKVVHMDVRGNKIKMDDGSEISYDKCLIATGGIPRNLQVIERAGEEVMKRTTLFRKIEDFKALDKVSRNVKSITIIGGGFLGSELACALGRKSSEFGLEVVQMFPEKGNMGKVLPEYLSNWTTERVKREGVKIISEALVKSVSFIDDELEITLKDGRVVKTDHIVSAVGLEPNVDLAKSAGLEVDSDFGGYRVNAELQARSNIWVAGDAACFYDIRLGRRRVEHHDHAVVSGRLAGENMTGTSKPYWHQSMFWSDLGPDVGYEAIGIVDSSLPTVGVFAKATAKDTPKAAAEQSGTGIRSESETEDTATSPVASTSPATVVEHKDDYGKGVIFYLRDKVVVGIVLWNVFNRMPVARKIIKDGEEHADLNEVAKLFNIHED; this is encoded by the exons GCTTGACCAATGGCAGAACACCAATATGTGTACCTGCAACACACATGTCCAGTggggcaggaggaggaggaggaggaggaggatgggaTAATACCATCTATGCTGTTCTGGTTGGCGCAGCTTGCGTTGGTGGCATGACATTA ACATACAAAACATTGAAGGAAGACCAAAGAAGATACGAGGAGCGCATTGCAGAAATCGCATCCCGACCACACAGACAAGAAGCATTAACATCATCAGAGCCTGCTG AGCTCGAAGTTGTTCCTTCATCAGAAGCAGACCCTACAGCCCCTGAGGTGGAAGTGGAAGCAGAGGTGGCCCCTGAGGTGGAAGTGGAAGCAGCGGTGGCCCCTGAGGTGGAAGCAGTGGTTGCCCCAGAGGTGGAGGCGGAATTGATTGCTGCCCCGGCGACTGAAGCTGTATCTCCCAGTGAATCGACAGAACTCCCTCCag CAGCAGAGTCCAAACCCTCTTCCGCTACATTTCCGTCCCATGTCCCATACCTCCTTATCGGTGGGGGCACCGCCTCTTTCGCTGCTGCGCGCTCCATTCGAGCCAGAGACCCCAATGCCAAG GTCTTGATTGTGACTGAGGAACCTGACCTTCCATACATGAGACCACCTCTGTCTAAAGAGCTGTGGTTCTCTGATGATTCCAGTGTGACAGAGACTCTGCGTTTTAAACAGTGGAATGGAAAGGAAAGAAG catttactTCCAGCCTCCATCCTTCTACATTAAAGCAGAGGAGCTGGGGAGTTCAGAGAATGGGGGAGTGGCTGTTCTCACTGGCAGAAAG GTGGTACACATGGATGTGAGAGGCAACAAAATAAAGATGGATGATGGATCTGAAATTTCATATGACAAGTGTTTGATTGCGACAG GCGGTATTCCCAGAAATCTGCAGGTGATCGAAAGAGCCGGAGAGGAAGTCATGAAGAGGACCACTTTGTTCCGCAAG ATCGAAGACTTTAAAGCACTGGACAAGGTCTCCAGAAATGTGAAGTCCATCACCATCATTGGAGGTGGCTTCCTGGGCAGTGAGCTAGCTTGTGCCCTTGGCAGGAAAT CCTCTGAGTTTGGTCTGGAGGTGGTTCAGATGTTCCCTGAGAAGGGCAACATGGGAAAAGTGCTTCCAGAGTATCTGAGCAATTGGACAACAGAAAGAGTGAAAAGAG AGGGTGTTAAAATCATTTCTGAAGCCCTGGTGAAATCTGTGAGCTTCATAGACGATGAATTAGAAATCACTCTAAAGGACGGCAGAGTG GTGAAAACTGACCACATTGTGTCAGCTGTTGGACTGGAGCCCAATGTGGATCTTGCCAAGTCAGCAGGTCTGGAGGTGGATTCTGATTTCGGAGGGTATCGAGTTAATGCAGAGCTACAAGCCAGGTCCAACATATGGGTG GCCGGAGACGCTGCATGCTTCTATGACATCAGGCTTGGCCGCAGACGTGTGGAGCACCACGATCACGCTGTCGTGAGTGGTCGACTCGCCGGTGAGAACATGACGGGGACCAGTAAACCCTACTGGCATCAGTCCATGTTCTG GAGTGACCTGGGTCCTGATGTGGGCTACGAGGCCATAGGGATTGTTGACAGCAGCCTTCCAACAGTGGGAGTGTTTGCCAAAGCCACTGCCAAGGATACACCAAAAGCTGCCGCAGAGCAGTCTG GGACTGGGATCCGCTCTGAAAGTGAAACAGAAGACACAGCCACGAGTCCAGTCGCCTCCACGAGCCCAGCTACGGTGGTCGAGCACAAAGACGACTACGGCAAAGGAGTGATTTTCTACTTGAGAGACAAAGTGGTGGTGGGCATTGTTCTCTGGAACGTGTTCAACAGGATGCCCGTTGCAAGGAAG attATCAAAGATGGAGAGGAACATGCAGATCTGAACGAAGTGGCCAAGCTGTTCAACATCCATGAGGATTAA
- the aifm1 gene encoding apoptosis-inducing factor 1, mitochondrial isoform X5, whose product MLKCRTAWNKLAPLARSSSTVCRRNVRGTGLTNGRTPICVPATHMSSGAGGGGGGGGWDNTIYAVLVGAACVGGMTLTYKTLKEDQRRYEERIAEIASRPHRQEALTSSEPAELEVVPSSEADPTAPEVEVEAEVAPEVEVEAAVAPEVEAVVAPEVEAELIAAPATEAVSPSESTELPPVDEPVVEAPPEEAAAAPPVDPPVVEEAVLAEPTAPETPPVEISEASPALVSESEPAAEVPAAAEVPAAAEVPAAAEVPAAAEVPAAAEVPAAAEVPAAEEVPAAEEVPAAEEVPAAAEVPAAEEVPAAEEVPAAEEVPAAEEVPAAEEVPAAEEVPAAEEVPAAEEVPAAEVPAAEVPAEPQPEVAAEAESAAESKPSSATFPSHVPYLLIGGGTASFAAARSIRARDPNAKVLIVTEEPDLPYMRPPLSKELWFSDDSSVTETLRFKQWNGKERSIYFQPPSFYIKAEELGSSENGGVAVLTGRKVVHMDVRGNKIKMDDGSEISYDKCLIATGGIPRNLQVIERAGEEVMKRTTLFRKIEDFKALDKVSRNVKSITIIGGGFLGSELACALGRKSSEFGLEVVQMFPEKGNMGKVLPEYLSNWTTERVKREGVKIISEALVKSVSFIDDELEITLKDGRVVKTDHIVSAVGLEPNVDLAKSAGLEVDSDFGGYRVNAELQARSNIWVAGDAACFYDIRLGRRRVEHHDHAVVSGRLAGENMTGTSKPYWHQSMFWSDLGPDVGYEAIGIVDSSLPTVGVFAKATAKDTPKAAAEQSGTGIRSESETEDTATSPVASTSPATVVEHKDDYGKGVIFYLRDKVVVGIVLWNVFNRMPVARKIIKDGEEHADLNEVAKLFNIHED is encoded by the exons GCTTGACCAATGGCAGAACACCAATATGTGTACCTGCAACACACATGTCCAGTggggcaggaggaggaggaggaggaggaggatgggaTAATACCATCTATGCTGTTCTGGTTGGCGCAGCTTGCGTTGGTGGCATGACATTA ACATACAAAACATTGAAGGAAGACCAAAGAAGATACGAGGAGCGCATTGCAGAAATCGCATCCCGACCACACAGACAAGAAGCATTAACATCATCAGAGCCTGCTG AGCTCGAAGTTGTTCCTTCATCAGAAGCAGACCCTACAGCCCCTGAGGTGGAAGTGGAAGCAGAGGTGGCCCCTGAGGTGGAAGTGGAAGCAGCGGTGGCCCCTGAGGTGGAAGCAGTGGTTGCCCCAGAGGTGGAGGCGGAATTGATTGCTGCCCCGGCGACTGAAGCTGTATCTCCCAGTGAATCGACAGAACTCCCTCCag TAGATGAGCCTGTGGTAGAAGCACCAccagaagaagcagcagcagcaccaccaGTAGATCCACCAGTAGTTGAGGAGG CTGTACTAGCAGAACCAACAGCCCCAGAGACGCCACCAGTAGAGATTTCCGAGGCATCCCCAGCCTTGGTATCAGAGAGTG AACCAGCTGCGGAG GTACCAGCCGCTGCGGAGGTACCAGCCGCTGCGGAGGTACCAGCCGCTGCGGAGGTACCAGCCGCTGCGGAGGTACCAGCCGCGGCGGAGGTACCAGCCGCGGCGGAGGTACCAGCCGCGGAGGAGGTACCAGCCGCGGAGGAGGTACCAGCCGCGGAGGAGGTACCAGCCGCGGCGGAGGTACCAGCCGCGGAGGAGGTACCAGCCGCGGAGGAGGTACCAGCCGCGGAGGAGGTACCAGCCGCGGAGGAGGTACCAGCCGCGGAGGAGGTACCAGCCGCGGAGGAGGTACCAGCCGCGGAGGAGGTACCAGCCGCGGAGGAGGTACCAGCCGCGGAGGTACCAGCCGCGGAGGTACCAGCTGAGCCTCAGCCTGAAGTCGCTGCAGAGGCTGAGAGTG CAGCAGAGTCCAAACCCTCTTCCGCTACATTTCCGTCCCATGTCCCATACCTCCTTATCGGTGGGGGCACCGCCTCTTTCGCTGCTGCGCGCTCCATTCGAGCCAGAGACCCCAATGCCAAG GTCTTGATTGTGACTGAGGAACCTGACCTTCCATACATGAGACCACCTCTGTCTAAAGAGCTGTGGTTCTCTGATGATTCCAGTGTGACAGAGACTCTGCGTTTTAAACAGTGGAATGGAAAGGAAAGAAG catttactTCCAGCCTCCATCCTTCTACATTAAAGCAGAGGAGCTGGGGAGTTCAGAGAATGGGGGAGTGGCTGTTCTCACTGGCAGAAAG GTGGTACACATGGATGTGAGAGGCAACAAAATAAAGATGGATGATGGATCTGAAATTTCATATGACAAGTGTTTGATTGCGACAG GCGGTATTCCCAGAAATCTGCAGGTGATCGAAAGAGCCGGAGAGGAAGTCATGAAGAGGACCACTTTGTTCCGCAAG ATCGAAGACTTTAAAGCACTGGACAAGGTCTCCAGAAATGTGAAGTCCATCACCATCATTGGAGGTGGCTTCCTGGGCAGTGAGCTAGCTTGTGCCCTTGGCAGGAAAT CCTCTGAGTTTGGTCTGGAGGTGGTTCAGATGTTCCCTGAGAAGGGCAACATGGGAAAAGTGCTTCCAGAGTATCTGAGCAATTGGACAACAGAAAGAGTGAAAAGAG AGGGTGTTAAAATCATTTCTGAAGCCCTGGTGAAATCTGTGAGCTTCATAGACGATGAATTAGAAATCACTCTAAAGGACGGCAGAGTG GTGAAAACTGACCACATTGTGTCAGCTGTTGGACTGGAGCCCAATGTGGATCTTGCCAAGTCAGCAGGTCTGGAGGTGGATTCTGATTTCGGAGGGTATCGAGTTAATGCAGAGCTACAAGCCAGGTCCAACATATGGGTG GCCGGAGACGCTGCATGCTTCTATGACATCAGGCTTGGCCGCAGACGTGTGGAGCACCACGATCACGCTGTCGTGAGTGGTCGACTCGCCGGTGAGAACATGACGGGGACCAGTAAACCCTACTGGCATCAGTCCATGTTCTG GAGTGACCTGGGTCCTGATGTGGGCTACGAGGCCATAGGGATTGTTGACAGCAGCCTTCCAACAGTGGGAGTGTTTGCCAAAGCCACTGCCAAGGATACACCAAAAGCTGCCGCAGAGCAGTCTG GGACTGGGATCCGCTCTGAAAGTGAAACAGAAGACACAGCCACGAGTCCAGTCGCCTCCACGAGCCCAGCTACGGTGGTCGAGCACAAAGACGACTACGGCAAAGGAGTGATTTTCTACTTGAGAGACAAAGTGGTGGTGGGCATTGTTCTCTGGAACGTGTTCAACAGGATGCCCGTTGCAAGGAAG attATCAAAGATGGAGAGGAACATGCAGATCTGAACGAAGTGGCCAAGCTGTTCAACATCCATGAGGATTAA
- the aifm1 gene encoding apoptosis-inducing factor 1, mitochondrial isoform X12 has product MLKCRTAWNKLAPLARSSSTVCRRNVRGTGLTNGRTPICVPATHMSSGAGGGGGGGGWDNTIYAVLVGAACVGGMTLTYKTLKEDQRRYEERIAEIASRPHRQEALTSSEPAELEVVPSSEADPTAPEVEVEAEVAPEVEVEAAVAPEVEAVVAPEVEAELIAAPATEAVSPSESTELPPAESKPSSATFPSHVPYLLIGGGTASFAAARSIRARDPNAKVLIVTEEPDLPYMRPPLSKELWFSDDSSVTETLRFKQWNGKERSIYFQPPSFYIKAEELGSSENGGVAVLTGRKVVHMDVRGNKIKMDDGSEISYDKCLIATGGIPRNLQVIERAGEEVMKRTTLFRKIEDFKALDKVSRNVKSITIIGGGFLGSELACALGRKSSEFGLEVVQMFPEKGNMGKVLPEYLSNWTTERVKREGVKIISEALVKSVSFIDDELEITLKDGRVVKTDHIVSAVGLEPNVDLAKSAGLEVDSDFGGYRVNAELQARSNIWVAGDAACFYDIRLGRRRVEHHDHAVVSGRLAGENMTGTSKPYWHQSMFWSDLGPDVGYEAIGIVDSSLPTVGVFAKATAKDTPKAAAEQSGTGIRSESETEDTATSPVASTSPATVVEHKDDYGKGVIFYLRDKVVVGIVLWNVFNRMPVARKIIKDGEEHADLNEVAKLFNIHED; this is encoded by the exons GCTTGACCAATGGCAGAACACCAATATGTGTACCTGCAACACACATGTCCAGTggggcaggaggaggaggaggaggaggaggatgggaTAATACCATCTATGCTGTTCTGGTTGGCGCAGCTTGCGTTGGTGGCATGACATTA ACATACAAAACATTGAAGGAAGACCAAAGAAGATACGAGGAGCGCATTGCAGAAATCGCATCCCGACCACACAGACAAGAAGCATTAACATCATCAGAGCCTGCTG AGCTCGAAGTTGTTCCTTCATCAGAAGCAGACCCTACAGCCCCTGAGGTGGAAGTGGAAGCAGAGGTGGCCCCTGAGGTGGAAGTGGAAGCAGCGGTGGCCCCTGAGGTGGAAGCAGTGGTTGCCCCAGAGGTGGAGGCGGAATTGATTGCTGCCCCGGCGACTGAAGCTGTATCTCCCAGTGAATCGACAGAACTCCCTCCag CAGAGTCCAAACCCTCTTCCGCTACATTTCCGTCCCATGTCCCATACCTCCTTATCGGTGGGGGCACCGCCTCTTTCGCTGCTGCGCGCTCCATTCGAGCCAGAGACCCCAATGCCAAG GTCTTGATTGTGACTGAGGAACCTGACCTTCCATACATGAGACCACCTCTGTCTAAAGAGCTGTGGTTCTCTGATGATTCCAGTGTGACAGAGACTCTGCGTTTTAAACAGTGGAATGGAAAGGAAAGAAG catttactTCCAGCCTCCATCCTTCTACATTAAAGCAGAGGAGCTGGGGAGTTCAGAGAATGGGGGAGTGGCTGTTCTCACTGGCAGAAAG GTGGTACACATGGATGTGAGAGGCAACAAAATAAAGATGGATGATGGATCTGAAATTTCATATGACAAGTGTTTGATTGCGACAG GCGGTATTCCCAGAAATCTGCAGGTGATCGAAAGAGCCGGAGAGGAAGTCATGAAGAGGACCACTTTGTTCCGCAAG ATCGAAGACTTTAAAGCACTGGACAAGGTCTCCAGAAATGTGAAGTCCATCACCATCATTGGAGGTGGCTTCCTGGGCAGTGAGCTAGCTTGTGCCCTTGGCAGGAAAT CCTCTGAGTTTGGTCTGGAGGTGGTTCAGATGTTCCCTGAGAAGGGCAACATGGGAAAAGTGCTTCCAGAGTATCTGAGCAATTGGACAACAGAAAGAGTGAAAAGAG AGGGTGTTAAAATCATTTCTGAAGCCCTGGTGAAATCTGTGAGCTTCATAGACGATGAATTAGAAATCACTCTAAAGGACGGCAGAGTG GTGAAAACTGACCACATTGTGTCAGCTGTTGGACTGGAGCCCAATGTGGATCTTGCCAAGTCAGCAGGTCTGGAGGTGGATTCTGATTTCGGAGGGTATCGAGTTAATGCAGAGCTACAAGCCAGGTCCAACATATGGGTG GCCGGAGACGCTGCATGCTTCTATGACATCAGGCTTGGCCGCAGACGTGTGGAGCACCACGATCACGCTGTCGTGAGTGGTCGACTCGCCGGTGAGAACATGACGGGGACCAGTAAACCCTACTGGCATCAGTCCATGTTCTG GAGTGACCTGGGTCCTGATGTGGGCTACGAGGCCATAGGGATTGTTGACAGCAGCCTTCCAACAGTGGGAGTGTTTGCCAAAGCCACTGCCAAGGATACACCAAAAGCTGCCGCAGAGCAGTCTG GGACTGGGATCCGCTCTGAAAGTGAAACAGAAGACACAGCCACGAGTCCAGTCGCCTCCACGAGCCCAGCTACGGTGGTCGAGCACAAAGACGACTACGGCAAAGGAGTGATTTTCTACTTGAGAGACAAAGTGGTGGTGGGCATTGTTCTCTGGAACGTGTTCAACAGGATGCCCGTTGCAAGGAAG attATCAAAGATGGAGAGGAACATGCAGATCTGAACGAAGTGGCCAAGCTGTTCAACATCCATGAGGATTAA
- the aifm1 gene encoding apoptosis-inducing factor 1, mitochondrial isoform X13 → MLKCRTAWNKLAPLARSSSTVCRRNVRGTGLTNGRTPICVPATHMSSGAGGGGGGGGWDNTIYAVLVGAACVGGMTLTYKTLKEDQRRYEERIAEIASRPHRQEALTSSEPAELEVVPSSEADPTAPEVEVEAEVAPEVEVEAAVAPEVEAVVAPEVEAELIAAPATEAVSPSESTELPPESKPSSATFPSHVPYLLIGGGTASFAAARSIRARDPNAKVLIVTEEPDLPYMRPPLSKELWFSDDSSVTETLRFKQWNGKERSIYFQPPSFYIKAEELGSSENGGVAVLTGRKVVHMDVRGNKIKMDDGSEISYDKCLIATGGIPRNLQVIERAGEEVMKRTTLFRKIEDFKALDKVSRNVKSITIIGGGFLGSELACALGRKSSEFGLEVVQMFPEKGNMGKVLPEYLSNWTTERVKREGVKIISEALVKSVSFIDDELEITLKDGRVVKTDHIVSAVGLEPNVDLAKSAGLEVDSDFGGYRVNAELQARSNIWVAGDAACFYDIRLGRRRVEHHDHAVVSGRLAGENMTGTSKPYWHQSMFWSDLGPDVGYEAIGIVDSSLPTVGVFAKATAKDTPKAAAEQSGTGIRSESETEDTATSPVASTSPATVVEHKDDYGKGVIFYLRDKVVVGIVLWNVFNRMPVARKIIKDGEEHADLNEVAKLFNIHED, encoded by the exons GCTTGACCAATGGCAGAACACCAATATGTGTACCTGCAACACACATGTCCAGTggggcaggaggaggaggaggaggaggaggatgggaTAATACCATCTATGCTGTTCTGGTTGGCGCAGCTTGCGTTGGTGGCATGACATTA ACATACAAAACATTGAAGGAAGACCAAAGAAGATACGAGGAGCGCATTGCAGAAATCGCATCCCGACCACACAGACAAGAAGCATTAACATCATCAGAGCCTGCTG AGCTCGAAGTTGTTCCTTCATCAGAAGCAGACCCTACAGCCCCTGAGGTGGAAGTGGAAGCAGAGGTGGCCCCTGAGGTGGAAGTGGAAGCAGCGGTGGCCCCTGAGGTGGAAGCAGTGGTTGCCCCAGAGGTGGAGGCGGAATTGATTGCTGCCCCGGCGACTGAAGCTGTATCTCCCAGTGAATCGACAGAACTCCCTCCag AGTCCAAACCCTCTTCCGCTACATTTCCGTCCCATGTCCCATACCTCCTTATCGGTGGGGGCACCGCCTCTTTCGCTGCTGCGCGCTCCATTCGAGCCAGAGACCCCAATGCCAAG GTCTTGATTGTGACTGAGGAACCTGACCTTCCATACATGAGACCACCTCTGTCTAAAGAGCTGTGGTTCTCTGATGATTCCAGTGTGACAGAGACTCTGCGTTTTAAACAGTGGAATGGAAAGGAAAGAAG catttactTCCAGCCTCCATCCTTCTACATTAAAGCAGAGGAGCTGGGGAGTTCAGAGAATGGGGGAGTGGCTGTTCTCACTGGCAGAAAG GTGGTACACATGGATGTGAGAGGCAACAAAATAAAGATGGATGATGGATCTGAAATTTCATATGACAAGTGTTTGATTGCGACAG GCGGTATTCCCAGAAATCTGCAGGTGATCGAAAGAGCCGGAGAGGAAGTCATGAAGAGGACCACTTTGTTCCGCAAG ATCGAAGACTTTAAAGCACTGGACAAGGTCTCCAGAAATGTGAAGTCCATCACCATCATTGGAGGTGGCTTCCTGGGCAGTGAGCTAGCTTGTGCCCTTGGCAGGAAAT CCTCTGAGTTTGGTCTGGAGGTGGTTCAGATGTTCCCTGAGAAGGGCAACATGGGAAAAGTGCTTCCAGAGTATCTGAGCAATTGGACAACAGAAAGAGTGAAAAGAG AGGGTGTTAAAATCATTTCTGAAGCCCTGGTGAAATCTGTGAGCTTCATAGACGATGAATTAGAAATCACTCTAAAGGACGGCAGAGTG GTGAAAACTGACCACATTGTGTCAGCTGTTGGACTGGAGCCCAATGTGGATCTTGCCAAGTCAGCAGGTCTGGAGGTGGATTCTGATTTCGGAGGGTATCGAGTTAATGCAGAGCTACAAGCCAGGTCCAACATATGGGTG GCCGGAGACGCTGCATGCTTCTATGACATCAGGCTTGGCCGCAGACGTGTGGAGCACCACGATCACGCTGTCGTGAGTGGTCGACTCGCCGGTGAGAACATGACGGGGACCAGTAAACCCTACTGGCATCAGTCCATGTTCTG GAGTGACCTGGGTCCTGATGTGGGCTACGAGGCCATAGGGATTGTTGACAGCAGCCTTCCAACAGTGGGAGTGTTTGCCAAAGCCACTGCCAAGGATACACCAAAAGCTGCCGCAGAGCAGTCTG GGACTGGGATCCGCTCTGAAAGTGAAACAGAAGACACAGCCACGAGTCCAGTCGCCTCCACGAGCCCAGCTACGGTGGTCGAGCACAAAGACGACTACGGCAAAGGAGTGATTTTCTACTTGAGAGACAAAGTGGTGGTGGGCATTGTTCTCTGGAACGTGTTCAACAGGATGCCCGTTGCAAGGAAG attATCAAAGATGGAGAGGAACATGCAGATCTGAACGAAGTGGCCAAGCTGTTCAACATCCATGAGGATTAA